A single genomic interval of Orcinus orca chromosome 19, mOrcOrc1.1, whole genome shotgun sequence harbors:
- the TEPSIN gene encoding AP-4 complex accessory subunit tepsin isoform X1, with protein MAATVPLRDRLSFLHRLPILLKGTSDDDVPCPGYLFEEIAKITHESLGSSQCLLEYLLSRLQSGSGRVKLKVLKIMLHLCGHGSSSFLLILKRNPAFIQEAAGLLLRALVSLPLLEGLWEDGTGEAGRRGGALACRGPGDSFHGTPGSSPREQLVPEGAGSRPGLGGCLVLGRLVTSASFPATQGPASSRYASTSSPITRFHSAGAHGLSSPEYPGLRVGVPAAADVGLPTGMGSQSRPQSSLQGFGYSKERGHTGSAGEAFLSTIQKAAEVVASTMRPGPESPSSQRSLLRGDAYQPAVTPSAGLGPPTPGNPLPTAGPGARAMRHQPGQAGGGWEELDSSPNSQDSSQENDDLGKASDSGSPSGSDSPSGASRAPSDLAERVEAVILSDCQQELSLVRAVTRGPHCFLSREEVQHFVKECGLLNCEAVLELLIRHLGATSERVQMRALGAIASLGCTDLLSQERVLLLARPRLQELSVGSPGPVTNKATKILRHFEASCRQWPPARRPPAEPGPAVARVGPSDLLTDTLPFTGGQGFLQPLSSALFSPKGTAPPSGLQPGPVPPTSLEGCPLPARADAREAKTRLAGSREQGAGSERGPFGTDTAKRGPELDPGPGDSCDSLFAGMKLVACPRLVGAGTAAEEPLPACQAPWTSSQRVAAKEPSGSEPSAFAFLNS; from the exons CTCCCGATTCTTCTGAAGGGAACGTCGGATGATGACGTCCCGTGTCCAGGCTACCTGTTTGAGGAGATCGCCA AGATCACCCACGAGTCCCTGGGCAGCAGCCAGTGCCTCCTGGAGTACCTGCTGAGCCGTCTGCAGAGCGGCTCTGGCCGCGTGAAGCTCAAG GTACTGAAGATCATGCTGCACCTGTGCGGTCATGGCTCCTCGTCCTTCCTGCTCATCCTTAAGCGCAACCCCGCCTTCATCCAGGAAGCCGCAG GGCTGCTCCTCAGGGCCCTAGTAAGCCTTCCGCTGTTGGAAGGGCTGTGGGAGGACGGGACTGGTGAGGCCGGCAGGAGAGGTGGGGCTCTGGCCTGTCGTGGTCCAGGCGACAg TTTTCACGGGACCCCCGGATCCTCTCCACGGGAACAGCTTGTACCAGAAGGTGCGGGCAGCCGCCCAG GACTTGGGGGCTGCCTTGTTCTCGGACGCCTTGTCACCTCTGCCTCCTTCCCAGCCACCCAGGGCCCTGCCTCCAGCAGGTATGCAAGTACGTCCAGCCCCATCACCAGGTTCCACTCTGCGGGGGCTCACGGCCTCTCCTCCCCTGAGTATCCGGGACTGAGGGTGGGGGTCCCTGCCGCTGCTGACGTGGGCCTCCCCACAGGCATGGGCTCCCAGTCCAGGCCCCAGAGCTCCCTACAGGGCTTCGGCTACAGCAAGGAACGGGGCCACACAG GCTCTGCAGGCGAAGCCTTCCTGTCCACCATCCAGAAGGCCGCAGAGGTGGTGGCCAGCACCATGCGCCCTGGGCCTGAGAGCCCCAGCTCCCAGAGGTCCCTTCTGCGAGGTGACGCCTACCAGCCGGCTGTGACACCTTCAGCCGGCCTCGGCCCTCCAACCCCTGGGAACCCTCTCCCCACAGCCGGCCCAGGTGCCCGAG CCATGAGACACCAGCCTGGGCAGGCCGGAGGCGGCTGGGAGGAGCTGGACAGCAGCCCAAACTCTCAGGATTCTTCCCAGGAAAATGATGACCTGGGCAAGGCCTCGGACTCAGGTAGTCCGTCGGGCAGTGACAGCCCCTCAGGGGCCAGCCGGGCACCCAGCGACCTGGCAGAAAG GGTCGAGGCCGTGATCCTGAGTGACTGCCAGCAGGAGCTGAGCCTGGTCCGGGCCGTGACACGGGGGCCACATTGCTTCCTGAGCCGAGAGGAGGTGCAGCACTTCGTCAAAGA GTGTGGACTCCTCAACTGTGAGGCCGTGCTGGAGCTGCTCATCCGCCACCTGGGCGCAACCAGCGAGCGTGTGCAGATG AGAGCCCTGGGTGCCATCGCCTCCCTCGGGTGCACCGACCTGCTCTCCCAGGAGCGAGTCCTGCTCCTTGCCCGGCCTCGGCTGCAGGAGCTCAGTGTGGGCAGCCCTGGACCCGTGACCAACAAGGCCACCAAG ATCCTGAGACACTTTGAAGCCTCCTGCCGACAGTGGCCCCCTGCCCGGAGGCCCCCAGCCGAGCCTGGCCCTGCAGTCGCCCGTGTGGGCCCATCAGACCTGCTGACCGACACCCTGCCTTTCACGGGGGGCCAGGGTTTCCTGCAGCCTCTGAGTTCAGCTCTGTTTTCGCCCAAGGGCACCGCTCCCCCATCGGGGCTGCAGCCCGGCCCTGTGCCCCCGACTTCCCTGGAGGGCTGCCCCCTTCCAGCCCGTGCGGATGCCAGGGAGGCCAAGACCAGACTGGCAGGTTCCAGAGAGCAGGGGGCTGGATCCGAGCGGGGCCCGTTTGGCACAGACACTGCAAAGAGAGGGCCAGAGCTTGACCCGGGCCCCGGGGATAGCTGTGACTCCTTGTTCGCTGGCATGAAACTGGTGGCCTGTCCCCGCCTGGTGGGGGCCGGGACTGCTGCAGAAGAACCCCTCCCAGCCTGCCAGGCTCCCTGGACGTCGTCACAGAGGGTGGCAGCAAAGGAGCCTTCTGGCTCTGAGCCATCAGCTTTCGCATTCTTAAACTCATGA
- the TEPSIN gene encoding AP-4 complex accessory subunit tepsin isoform X2 — protein sequence MAATVPLRDRLSFLHRLPILLKGTSDDDVPCPGYLFEEIAKITHESLGSSQCLLEYLLSRLQSGSGRVKLKVLKIMLHLCGHGSSSFLLILKRNPAFIQEAAGLLLRALVSLPLLEGLWEDGTGEAGRRGGALACRGPGDSFHGTPGSSPREQLVPEGAGSRPGLGGCLVLGRLVTSASFPATQGPASSRYASTSSPITRFHSAGAHGLSSPEYPGLRVGVPAAADVGLPTGMGSQSRPQSSLQGFGYSKERGHTGSAGEAFLSTIQKAAEVVASTMRPGPESPSSQRSLLRGDAYQPAVTPSAGLGPPTPGNPLPTAGPAMRHQPGQAGGGWEELDSSPNSQDSSQENDDLGKASDSGSPSGSDSPSGASRAPSDLAERVEAVILSDCQQELSLVRAVTRGPHCFLSREEVQHFVKECGLLNCEAVLELLIRHLGATSERVQMRALGAIASLGCTDLLSQERVLLLARPRLQELSVGSPGPVTNKATKILRHFEASCRQWPPARRPPAEPGPAVARVGPSDLLTDTLPFTGGQGFLQPLSSALFSPKGTAPPSGLQPGPVPPTSLEGCPLPARADAREAKTRLAGSREQGAGSERGPFGTDTAKRGPELDPGPGDSCDSLFAGMKLVACPRLVGAGTAAEEPLPACQAPWTSSQRVAAKEPSGSEPSAFAFLNS from the exons CTCCCGATTCTTCTGAAGGGAACGTCGGATGATGACGTCCCGTGTCCAGGCTACCTGTTTGAGGAGATCGCCA AGATCACCCACGAGTCCCTGGGCAGCAGCCAGTGCCTCCTGGAGTACCTGCTGAGCCGTCTGCAGAGCGGCTCTGGCCGCGTGAAGCTCAAG GTACTGAAGATCATGCTGCACCTGTGCGGTCATGGCTCCTCGTCCTTCCTGCTCATCCTTAAGCGCAACCCCGCCTTCATCCAGGAAGCCGCAG GGCTGCTCCTCAGGGCCCTAGTAAGCCTTCCGCTGTTGGAAGGGCTGTGGGAGGACGGGACTGGTGAGGCCGGCAGGAGAGGTGGGGCTCTGGCCTGTCGTGGTCCAGGCGACAg TTTTCACGGGACCCCCGGATCCTCTCCACGGGAACAGCTTGTACCAGAAGGTGCGGGCAGCCGCCCAG GACTTGGGGGCTGCCTTGTTCTCGGACGCCTTGTCACCTCTGCCTCCTTCCCAGCCACCCAGGGCCCTGCCTCCAGCAGGTATGCAAGTACGTCCAGCCCCATCACCAGGTTCCACTCTGCGGGGGCTCACGGCCTCTCCTCCCCTGAGTATCCGGGACTGAGGGTGGGGGTCCCTGCCGCTGCTGACGTGGGCCTCCCCACAGGCATGGGCTCCCAGTCCAGGCCCCAGAGCTCCCTACAGGGCTTCGGCTACAGCAAGGAACGGGGCCACACAG GCTCTGCAGGCGAAGCCTTCCTGTCCACCATCCAGAAGGCCGCAGAGGTGGTGGCCAGCACCATGCGCCCTGGGCCTGAGAGCCCCAGCTCCCAGAGGTCCCTTCTGCGAGGTGACGCCTACCAGCCGGCTGTGACACCTTCAGCCGGCCTCGGCCCTCCAACCCCTGGGAACCCTCTCCCCACAGCCGGCCCAG CCATGAGACACCAGCCTGGGCAGGCCGGAGGCGGCTGGGAGGAGCTGGACAGCAGCCCAAACTCTCAGGATTCTTCCCAGGAAAATGATGACCTGGGCAAGGCCTCGGACTCAGGTAGTCCGTCGGGCAGTGACAGCCCCTCAGGGGCCAGCCGGGCACCCAGCGACCTGGCAGAAAG GGTCGAGGCCGTGATCCTGAGTGACTGCCAGCAGGAGCTGAGCCTGGTCCGGGCCGTGACACGGGGGCCACATTGCTTCCTGAGCCGAGAGGAGGTGCAGCACTTCGTCAAAGA GTGTGGACTCCTCAACTGTGAGGCCGTGCTGGAGCTGCTCATCCGCCACCTGGGCGCAACCAGCGAGCGTGTGCAGATG AGAGCCCTGGGTGCCATCGCCTCCCTCGGGTGCACCGACCTGCTCTCCCAGGAGCGAGTCCTGCTCCTTGCCCGGCCTCGGCTGCAGGAGCTCAGTGTGGGCAGCCCTGGACCCGTGACCAACAAGGCCACCAAG ATCCTGAGACACTTTGAAGCCTCCTGCCGACAGTGGCCCCCTGCCCGGAGGCCCCCAGCCGAGCCTGGCCCTGCAGTCGCCCGTGTGGGCCCATCAGACCTGCTGACCGACACCCTGCCTTTCACGGGGGGCCAGGGTTTCCTGCAGCCTCTGAGTTCAGCTCTGTTTTCGCCCAAGGGCACCGCTCCCCCATCGGGGCTGCAGCCCGGCCCTGTGCCCCCGACTTCCCTGGAGGGCTGCCCCCTTCCAGCCCGTGCGGATGCCAGGGAGGCCAAGACCAGACTGGCAGGTTCCAGAGAGCAGGGGGCTGGATCCGAGCGGGGCCCGTTTGGCACAGACACTGCAAAGAGAGGGCCAGAGCTTGACCCGGGCCCCGGGGATAGCTGTGACTCCTTGTTCGCTGGCATGAAACTGGTGGCCTGTCCCCGCCTGGTGGGGGCCGGGACTGCTGCAGAAGAACCCCTCCCAGCCTGCCAGGCTCCCTGGACGTCGTCACAGAGGGTGGCAGCAAAGGAGCCTTCTGGCTCTGAGCCATCAGCTTTCGCATTCTTAAACTCATGA
- the TEPSIN gene encoding AP-4 complex accessory subunit tepsin isoform X10: protein MAATVPLRDRLSFLHRLPILLKGTSDDDVPCPGYLFEEIAKITHESLGSSQCLLEYLLSRLQSGSGRVKLKVLKIMLHLCGHGSSSFLLILKRNPAFIQEAAVFTGPPDPLHGNSLYQKVRAAAQDLGAALFSDALSPLPPSQPPRALPPAGSAGEAFLSTIQKAAEVVASTMRPGPESPSSQRSLLRAMRHQPGQAGGGWEELDSSPNSQDSSQENDDLGKASDSGSPSGSDSPSGASRAPSDLAERVEAVILSDCQQELSLVRAVTRGPHCFLSREEVQHFVKECGLLNCEAVLELLIRHLGATSERVQMRALGAIASLGCTDLLSQERVLLLARPRLQELSVGSPGPVTNKATKILRHFEASCRQWPPARRPPAEPGPAVARVGPSDLLTDTLPFTGGQGFLQPLSSALFSPKGTAPPSGLQPGPVPPTSLEGCPLPARADAREAKTRLAGSREQGAGSERGPFGTDTAKRGPELDPGPGDSCDSLFAGMKLVACPRLVGAGTAAEEPLPACQAPWTSSQRVAAKEPSGSEPSAFAFLNS, encoded by the exons CTCCCGATTCTTCTGAAGGGAACGTCGGATGATGACGTCCCGTGTCCAGGCTACCTGTTTGAGGAGATCGCCA AGATCACCCACGAGTCCCTGGGCAGCAGCCAGTGCCTCCTGGAGTACCTGCTGAGCCGTCTGCAGAGCGGCTCTGGCCGCGTGAAGCTCAAG GTACTGAAGATCATGCTGCACCTGTGCGGTCATGGCTCCTCGTCCTTCCTGCTCATCCTTAAGCGCAACCCCGCCTTCATCCAGGAAGCCGCAG TTTTCACGGGACCCCCGGATCCTCTCCACGGGAACAGCTTGTACCAGAAGGTGCGGGCAGCCGCCCAG GACTTGGGGGCTGCCTTGTTCTCGGACGCCTTGTCACCTCTGCCTCCTTCCCAGCCACCCAGGGCCCTGCCTCCAGCAG GCTCTGCAGGCGAAGCCTTCCTGTCCACCATCCAGAAGGCCGCAGAGGTGGTGGCCAGCACCATGCGCCCTGGGCCTGAGAGCCCCAGCTCCCAGAGGTCCCTTCTGCGAG CCATGAGACACCAGCCTGGGCAGGCCGGAGGCGGCTGGGAGGAGCTGGACAGCAGCCCAAACTCTCAGGATTCTTCCCAGGAAAATGATGACCTGGGCAAGGCCTCGGACTCAGGTAGTCCGTCGGGCAGTGACAGCCCCTCAGGGGCCAGCCGGGCACCCAGCGACCTGGCAGAAAG GGTCGAGGCCGTGATCCTGAGTGACTGCCAGCAGGAGCTGAGCCTGGTCCGGGCCGTGACACGGGGGCCACATTGCTTCCTGAGCCGAGAGGAGGTGCAGCACTTCGTCAAAGA GTGTGGACTCCTCAACTGTGAGGCCGTGCTGGAGCTGCTCATCCGCCACCTGGGCGCAACCAGCGAGCGTGTGCAGATG AGAGCCCTGGGTGCCATCGCCTCCCTCGGGTGCACCGACCTGCTCTCCCAGGAGCGAGTCCTGCTCCTTGCCCGGCCTCGGCTGCAGGAGCTCAGTGTGGGCAGCCCTGGACCCGTGACCAACAAGGCCACCAAG ATCCTGAGACACTTTGAAGCCTCCTGCCGACAGTGGCCCCCTGCCCGGAGGCCCCCAGCCGAGCCTGGCCCTGCAGTCGCCCGTGTGGGCCCATCAGACCTGCTGACCGACACCCTGCCTTTCACGGGGGGCCAGGGTTTCCTGCAGCCTCTGAGTTCAGCTCTGTTTTCGCCCAAGGGCACCGCTCCCCCATCGGGGCTGCAGCCCGGCCCTGTGCCCCCGACTTCCCTGGAGGGCTGCCCCCTTCCAGCCCGTGCGGATGCCAGGGAGGCCAAGACCAGACTGGCAGGTTCCAGAGAGCAGGGGGCTGGATCCGAGCGGGGCCCGTTTGGCACAGACACTGCAAAGAGAGGGCCAGAGCTTGACCCGGGCCCCGGGGATAGCTGTGACTCCTTGTTCGCTGGCATGAAACTGGTGGCCTGTCCCCGCCTGGTGGGGGCCGGGACTGCTGCAGAAGAACCCCTCCCAGCCTGCCAGGCTCCCTGGACGTCGTCACAGAGGGTGGCAGCAAAGGAGCCTTCTGGCTCTGAGCCATCAGCTTTCGCATTCTTAAACTCATGA
- the TEPSIN gene encoding AP-4 complex accessory subunit tepsin isoform X8, protein MAATVPLRDRLSFLHRLPILLKGTSDDDVPCPGYLFEEIAKITHESLGSSQCLLEYLLSRLQSGSGRVKLKVLKIMLHLCGHGSSSFLLILKRNPAFIQEAAVFTGPPDPLHGNSLYQKVRAAAQDLGAALFSDALSPLPPSQPPRALPPAGSAGEAFLSTIQKAAEVVASTMRPGPESPSSQRSLLRGDAYQPAVTPSAGLGPPTPGNPLPTAGPGARAMRHQPGQAGGGWEELDSSPNSQDSSQENDDLGKASDSGSPSGSDSPSGASRAPSDLAERVEAVILSDCQQELSLVRAVTRGPHCFLSREEVQHFVKECGLLNCEAVLELLIRHLGATSERVQMRALGAIASLGCTDLLSQERVLLLARPRLQELSVGSPGPVTNKATKILRHFEASCRQWPPARRPPAEPGPAVARVGPSDLLTDTLPFTGGQGFLQPLSSALFSPKGTAPPSGLQPGPVPPTSLEGCPLPARADAREAKTRLAGSREQGAGSERGPFGTDTAKRGPELDPGPGDSCDSLFAGMKLVACPRLVGAGTAAEEPLPACQAPWTSSQRVAAKEPSGSEPSAFAFLNS, encoded by the exons CTCCCGATTCTTCTGAAGGGAACGTCGGATGATGACGTCCCGTGTCCAGGCTACCTGTTTGAGGAGATCGCCA AGATCACCCACGAGTCCCTGGGCAGCAGCCAGTGCCTCCTGGAGTACCTGCTGAGCCGTCTGCAGAGCGGCTCTGGCCGCGTGAAGCTCAAG GTACTGAAGATCATGCTGCACCTGTGCGGTCATGGCTCCTCGTCCTTCCTGCTCATCCTTAAGCGCAACCCCGCCTTCATCCAGGAAGCCGCAG TTTTCACGGGACCCCCGGATCCTCTCCACGGGAACAGCTTGTACCAGAAGGTGCGGGCAGCCGCCCAG GACTTGGGGGCTGCCTTGTTCTCGGACGCCTTGTCACCTCTGCCTCCTTCCCAGCCACCCAGGGCCCTGCCTCCAGCAG GCTCTGCAGGCGAAGCCTTCCTGTCCACCATCCAGAAGGCCGCAGAGGTGGTGGCCAGCACCATGCGCCCTGGGCCTGAGAGCCCCAGCTCCCAGAGGTCCCTTCTGCGAGGTGACGCCTACCAGCCGGCTGTGACACCTTCAGCCGGCCTCGGCCCTCCAACCCCTGGGAACCCTCTCCCCACAGCCGGCCCAGGTGCCCGAG CCATGAGACACCAGCCTGGGCAGGCCGGAGGCGGCTGGGAGGAGCTGGACAGCAGCCCAAACTCTCAGGATTCTTCCCAGGAAAATGATGACCTGGGCAAGGCCTCGGACTCAGGTAGTCCGTCGGGCAGTGACAGCCCCTCAGGGGCCAGCCGGGCACCCAGCGACCTGGCAGAAAG GGTCGAGGCCGTGATCCTGAGTGACTGCCAGCAGGAGCTGAGCCTGGTCCGGGCCGTGACACGGGGGCCACATTGCTTCCTGAGCCGAGAGGAGGTGCAGCACTTCGTCAAAGA GTGTGGACTCCTCAACTGTGAGGCCGTGCTGGAGCTGCTCATCCGCCACCTGGGCGCAACCAGCGAGCGTGTGCAGATG AGAGCCCTGGGTGCCATCGCCTCCCTCGGGTGCACCGACCTGCTCTCCCAGGAGCGAGTCCTGCTCCTTGCCCGGCCTCGGCTGCAGGAGCTCAGTGTGGGCAGCCCTGGACCCGTGACCAACAAGGCCACCAAG ATCCTGAGACACTTTGAAGCCTCCTGCCGACAGTGGCCCCCTGCCCGGAGGCCCCCAGCCGAGCCTGGCCCTGCAGTCGCCCGTGTGGGCCCATCAGACCTGCTGACCGACACCCTGCCTTTCACGGGGGGCCAGGGTTTCCTGCAGCCTCTGAGTTCAGCTCTGTTTTCGCCCAAGGGCACCGCTCCCCCATCGGGGCTGCAGCCCGGCCCTGTGCCCCCGACTTCCCTGGAGGGCTGCCCCCTTCCAGCCCGTGCGGATGCCAGGGAGGCCAAGACCAGACTGGCAGGTTCCAGAGAGCAGGGGGCTGGATCCGAGCGGGGCCCGTTTGGCACAGACACTGCAAAGAGAGGGCCAGAGCTTGACCCGGGCCCCGGGGATAGCTGTGACTCCTTGTTCGCTGGCATGAAACTGGTGGCCTGTCCCCGCCTGGTGGGGGCCGGGACTGCTGCAGAAGAACCCCTCCCAGCCTGCCAGGCTCCCTGGACGTCGTCACAGAGGGTGGCAGCAAAGGAGCCTTCTGGCTCTGAGCCATCAGCTTTCGCATTCTTAAACTCATGA
- the TEPSIN gene encoding AP-4 complex accessory subunit tepsin isoform X4 yields MAATVPLRDRLSFLHRLPILLKGTSDDDVPCPGYLFEEIAKITHESLGSSQCLLEYLLSRLQSGSGRVKLKVLKIMLHLCGHGSSSFLLILKRNPAFIQEAAGLLLRALVSLPLLEGLWEDGTGEAGRRGGALACRGPGDSFHGTPGSSPREQLVPEGAGSRPGLGGCLVLGRLVTSASFPATQGPASSRYASMGSQSRPQSSLQGFGYSKERGHTGSAGEAFLSTIQKAAEVVASTMRPGPESPSSQRSLLRGDAYQPAVTPSAGLGPPTPGNPLPTAGPGARAMRHQPGQAGGGWEELDSSPNSQDSSQENDDLGKASDSGSPSGSDSPSGASRAPSDLAERVEAVILSDCQQELSLVRAVTRGPHCFLSREEVQHFVKECGLLNCEAVLELLIRHLGATSERVQMRALGAIASLGCTDLLSQERVLLLARPRLQELSVGSPGPVTNKATKILRHFEASCRQWPPARRPPAEPGPAVARVGPSDLLTDTLPFTGGQGFLQPLSSALFSPKGTAPPSGLQPGPVPPTSLEGCPLPARADAREAKTRLAGSREQGAGSERGPFGTDTAKRGPELDPGPGDSCDSLFAGMKLVACPRLVGAGTAAEEPLPACQAPWTSSQRVAAKEPSGSEPSAFAFLNS; encoded by the exons CTCCCGATTCTTCTGAAGGGAACGTCGGATGATGACGTCCCGTGTCCAGGCTACCTGTTTGAGGAGATCGCCA AGATCACCCACGAGTCCCTGGGCAGCAGCCAGTGCCTCCTGGAGTACCTGCTGAGCCGTCTGCAGAGCGGCTCTGGCCGCGTGAAGCTCAAG GTACTGAAGATCATGCTGCACCTGTGCGGTCATGGCTCCTCGTCCTTCCTGCTCATCCTTAAGCGCAACCCCGCCTTCATCCAGGAAGCCGCAG GGCTGCTCCTCAGGGCCCTAGTAAGCCTTCCGCTGTTGGAAGGGCTGTGGGAGGACGGGACTGGTGAGGCCGGCAGGAGAGGTGGGGCTCTGGCCTGTCGTGGTCCAGGCGACAg TTTTCACGGGACCCCCGGATCCTCTCCACGGGAACAGCTTGTACCAGAAGGTGCGGGCAGCCGCCCAG GACTTGGGGGCTGCCTTGTTCTCGGACGCCTTGTCACCTCTGCCTCCTTCCCAGCCACCCAGGGCCCTGCCTCCAGCAGGTATGCAA GCATGGGCTCCCAGTCCAGGCCCCAGAGCTCCCTACAGGGCTTCGGCTACAGCAAGGAACGGGGCCACACAG GCTCTGCAGGCGAAGCCTTCCTGTCCACCATCCAGAAGGCCGCAGAGGTGGTGGCCAGCACCATGCGCCCTGGGCCTGAGAGCCCCAGCTCCCAGAGGTCCCTTCTGCGAGGTGACGCCTACCAGCCGGCTGTGACACCTTCAGCCGGCCTCGGCCCTCCAACCCCTGGGAACCCTCTCCCCACAGCCGGCCCAGGTGCCCGAG CCATGAGACACCAGCCTGGGCAGGCCGGAGGCGGCTGGGAGGAGCTGGACAGCAGCCCAAACTCTCAGGATTCTTCCCAGGAAAATGATGACCTGGGCAAGGCCTCGGACTCAGGTAGTCCGTCGGGCAGTGACAGCCCCTCAGGGGCCAGCCGGGCACCCAGCGACCTGGCAGAAAG GGTCGAGGCCGTGATCCTGAGTGACTGCCAGCAGGAGCTGAGCCTGGTCCGGGCCGTGACACGGGGGCCACATTGCTTCCTGAGCCGAGAGGAGGTGCAGCACTTCGTCAAAGA GTGTGGACTCCTCAACTGTGAGGCCGTGCTGGAGCTGCTCATCCGCCACCTGGGCGCAACCAGCGAGCGTGTGCAGATG AGAGCCCTGGGTGCCATCGCCTCCCTCGGGTGCACCGACCTGCTCTCCCAGGAGCGAGTCCTGCTCCTTGCCCGGCCTCGGCTGCAGGAGCTCAGTGTGGGCAGCCCTGGACCCGTGACCAACAAGGCCACCAAG ATCCTGAGACACTTTGAAGCCTCCTGCCGACAGTGGCCCCCTGCCCGGAGGCCCCCAGCCGAGCCTGGCCCTGCAGTCGCCCGTGTGGGCCCATCAGACCTGCTGACCGACACCCTGCCTTTCACGGGGGGCCAGGGTTTCCTGCAGCCTCTGAGTTCAGCTCTGTTTTCGCCCAAGGGCACCGCTCCCCCATCGGGGCTGCAGCCCGGCCCTGTGCCCCCGACTTCCCTGGAGGGCTGCCCCCTTCCAGCCCGTGCGGATGCCAGGGAGGCCAAGACCAGACTGGCAGGTTCCAGAGAGCAGGGGGCTGGATCCGAGCGGGGCCCGTTTGGCACAGACACTGCAAAGAGAGGGCCAGAGCTTGACCCGGGCCCCGGGGATAGCTGTGACTCCTTGTTCGCTGGCATGAAACTGGTGGCCTGTCCCCGCCTGGTGGGGGCCGGGACTGCTGCAGAAGAACCCCTCCCAGCCTGCCAGGCTCCCTGGACGTCGTCACAGAGGGTGGCAGCAAAGGAGCCTTCTGGCTCTGAGCCATCAGCTTTCGCATTCTTAAACTCATGA